The Flavobacterium sp. K5-23 genome segment TGTTGGAAGTGATTTTGAGAGAAAAGAAACTGACTGCCAAAGGTATTTACGGAATTTTCCCGGCAAATCAAGTCAATGATGATGATATTGAACTAATGGATGAAAACGGGAAGCCATTACAAACGTTCTTGACATTACGCCAACAATCTCAAAAAACAAAAGGAGCACCAAATATTGCCTTAGCTGATTTTATTGCCCCAAAAGACAGTGGGAAAATCGATTATATGGGTGCGTTTTGTGTCACTACCGGTTTTGGTGTTGATGAATGGGCAGCCGAATTTGAAAGAGATTTAGACGATTACAATTCGATAATGGTTAAAGCGTTAGCAGACCGTTTTGCAGAAGCTTTCGCGGAATATTTACACGAAAAAATCCGTAAAGAAATTTGGGGTTATTCGGCGGATGAAGCATTAACTACGGAAGGAATGATTGCTGAAGATTATAAAGGAATTCGTCCGGCACCAGGTTATCCTGCCTGTCCAGACCATTTAGAAAAACCAACGATTTGGAAATTACTAAACGTAGAAAAAGAAATAGGAGTGACCTTGACGGAAAGTATGGCGATGTGGCCCGCTTCATCTGTATCGGGCTATTATTTCGGGAATCCAGAAAGCAAGTATTTCGGACTCGGAAAAATAAAAGAAGACCAAGTAATCGATTACGCCAAACGAAGAAGTATTTCGACCGATAAAGCCACAAAATGGTTAAACCCAAATATTGCGGATTAAATATAGTCATAAAGTCAAAAGTCATAAAGTCTGTAATGGATTTGACTTTCGACCTTCGACTTTAAAACTTTAAGACTTAACAATGAAAGTAACACAACATATAGAAGACGCAAAAGGAGAAACGTTATTCTCTTTCGAGATTATTCCGCCTCAAAAGGGGAAGAATATTCAGGAATTATACGACAATATCGATCCTTTGATGGAGTTTAATCCGCCATTTATTGACGTTACGACATCTAGGGAAGAGTTTATCTATATTGATAAAGGCAATGGATTGTTAGATAAAAAAATGACCAGAATGCGCCCGGGAACACTTGGGATTTGTGCGTCTATAAAGCACAAGTACAATGTAGATACTATTCCGCACGTGCTTTGTGGTGGTTTTACTAAGGAAGAAACCGAGTATTTATTGGTGGATTGTCATTACCTAGGACTAGACAATGTGATGGCACTTCGTGGTGATGCTATGAAAGACGAACAGTCTTTTGTTCCAAAAATGGGTGGAAACAATTTCGCGGTAGACTTGGTACATCAAATCAACCAATTGAATGATGGGAAGTATTTACATGACGTAATGCACATTGATAACAAAGCCGATTTTTGTATTGGAGTGGCGGGTTATCCGGAGAAACATTTAGAATCCCCGTCTTTACTTTCTGATTTAAGAAGATTAAAAGAAAAAGTGGATGCAGGTGCTGATTATGTGGTGACCCAGATGTTTTTTGACAATGCAAAATATTTTGAATTTGTTGCCAAAGCACGAGAAATGGGAATCACAGTGCCTATAATTCCGGGAATTAAACCTATCGCAGTACAAAGACATTTGCAAATATTACCGCAAATATTCCGTATCGATTTACCAGAGGATTTGATTCATGAAGTGGAGAAATGCAAGACCAATGCTGATATTAGACAGGTGGGAATCGAATGGGCAATCCAGCAATCATTAGAATTAAAAGCGGCTGGTGTTCCTGTGTTGCATTATTATTCTATGGGTAAATCAGAAAATATTCGACAAATAGCCTCTAAGGTTTTTTAGGAGCTTTTTCCAGCTGTCCGCTATATCTTTTACAAAAAATCCAGTTCGCCGCGGCGAACTGGATTTTTTGCAAAAGGATGCCGCTTCCATCTGGGCTATGGTATTTGTGATTATTTACAGTAATTGTCATTCAGGAAAATAATTTTAAATCAGACTATTTTTATGCGTCTAAATGACAAAAGGGAATTGATATTTGATAAGTTTGCTACAATAAAATTTCAATTGAAAACAATGAACCCAATTCTGAAACAAGACCTAAACGATATTGAAACGATCCTTGAAAGAGTAAAACAGCAAGGAATTGATTTTTTAAATTCAATTGATACTATTCCTACTTCTACAAAAAACACCATAACCACCGACAGAAATCTGGACGATTCGGGTTTGGGAGCATTGTCCGCCTTAGAAGAATTCAACCAGCGGTTGGCTCCTTTGATGGTTTCGCAAACGGGACCTCGCTATTGGGGATTTGTAACAGGTGGCGTTACACCGGCTTCCATTGTTGGTGATTGGTTGACAACTATTTATGATCAAAATACGCAAGCCACAAAAGGACGTGGTGGAGTTTCAGCTTTAATTGAAATTGAAACGATCAACTTACTTTTGCAATTGTTAGATTTGCCAAAATCTTTTCTTGGCGGATTTGTTACGGGTGCCACCATGCCTAATTTCACCTGTTT includes the following:
- the metF gene encoding methylenetetrahydrofolate reductase [NAD(P)H] — encoded protein: MKVTQHIEDAKGETLFSFEIIPPQKGKNIQELYDNIDPLMEFNPPFIDVTTSREEFIYIDKGNGLLDKKMTRMRPGTLGICASIKHKYNVDTIPHVLCGGFTKEETEYLLVDCHYLGLDNVMALRGDAMKDEQSFVPKMGGNNFAVDLVHQINQLNDGKYLHDVMHIDNKADFCIGVAGYPEKHLESPSLLSDLRRLKEKVDAGADYVVTQMFFDNAKYFEFVAKAREMGITVPIIPGIKPIAVQRHLQILPQIFRIDLPEDLIHEVEKCKTNADIRQVGIEWAIQQSLELKAAGVPVLHYYSMGKSENIRQIASKVF